A genome region from Candidatus Binataceae bacterium includes the following:
- a CDS encoding CoA transferase → MSQKMAEKTLVPEVFGPLQGVKIVSSGTLIAQPFAAALAAEMGAEVIQVERPGVGDVGWRTVGIRLKTRDGKGETATNWVQERRNVFCISLDLTRPRGRDLFLRLLERADIWMESSKAGTYPKWGLDDASVWKLNPKLVIAHVSSYGQYGHPDYIGRTSYDIVGQAFGGIMYQTGFPDTPPSRAAPWTGDYLTALFTLWSSLAGLTYARSFGKGQAIDVAQYEAIHRTLGGTMVEYFQQGLVRERSGNKAQGFQPLDSFEASDGWVVLGAIGEVYDRVVRAIGLDPADPKWQKARLDIESMEGIEFDALLRGWINERPALEVVRHMNEHNVACNRIMSSKDMAENEQYKARDMHVEWVDEQAGKVKGVGIVPKFSETPGKILRGSVGVGHDNERVYEGLLGLKPAEIEELRREKLI, encoded by the coding sequence ATGTCGCAGAAGATGGCGGAGAAAACCCTTGTACCCGAGGTATTTGGACCGCTGCAGGGGGTCAAGATCGTTTCGAGCGGCACTCTGATCGCCCAGCCGTTTGCCGCTGCCCTTGCCGCCGAGATGGGCGCCGAGGTGATCCAGGTTGAGCGTCCCGGCGTAGGCGACGTCGGATGGCGCACGGTCGGCATCCGGCTCAAGACGCGCGACGGCAAGGGCGAGACCGCGACCAACTGGGTCCAGGAGCGGCGCAACGTCTTCTGCATCTCGCTCGACCTGACCCGGCCGCGCGGCCGCGACCTCTTCCTGCGGCTCCTGGAACGCGCCGATATCTGGATGGAAAGCTCGAAGGCCGGAACCTATCCGAAGTGGGGTCTCGACGACGCCTCAGTATGGAAGCTCAATCCGAAGCTGGTGATCGCGCACGTCAGCTCGTATGGCCAGTACGGACATCCTGACTACATCGGCCGTACTTCGTACGACATCGTGGGCCAGGCCTTCGGCGGGATTATGTACCAGACCGGCTTTCCGGACACGCCGCCCTCGCGCGCCGCACCGTGGACGGGCGACTACCTGACGGCGCTGTTCACGCTGTGGTCCTCGCTGGCAGGGCTGACCTACGCGCGGAGCTTCGGCAAGGGACAGGCGATCGACGTGGCGCAGTACGAAGCGATCCATCGCACGCTCGGCGGCACGATGGTCGAATACTTCCAGCAGGGGCTGGTGCGCGAGCGCTCCGGCAACAAGGCTCAAGGTTTCCAGCCGCTCGATAGCTTCGAGGCGAGCGACGGATGGGTGGTGCTGGGCGCGATTGGCGAGGTTTACGATCGCGTGGTGCGGGCGATCGGCCTCGACCCGGCGGACCCCAAGTGGCAGAAGGCGCGCCTGGACATCGAGTCGATGGAAGGGATCGAGTTCGACGCGCTGTTGCGCGGATGGATCAACGAGCGGCCCGCCCTGGAAGTCGTGCGCCACATGAACGAACACAACGTCGCCTGCAACCGCATCATGTCGAGCAAGGATATGGCGGAAAACGAGCAATACAAGGCGCGCGACATGCACGTCGAATGGGTTGACGAGCAGGCGGGCAAGGTGAAGGGCGTTGGGATCGTGCCGAAGTTTTCGGAGACTCCGGGCAAGATCCTTCGCGGCTCGGTCGGAGTCGGGCACGACAACGAGCGGGTTTACGAAGGACTTTTGGGGCTGAAACCCGCGGAGATCGAGGAGCTGCGGCGGGAGAAACTGATTTAG
- a CDS encoding FHA domain-containing protein, with product MNDTIDRRELAFMAIAGLAGGALGWIPVELVNHNRTLNEPQTPWMLVSGTLSMALLLALLGGLIMAAQGKSLELTSAAKRRFLRGFLVCFVLGIPSVYYSNVVFSYILSAVGFGTQPVSIAYLLAARAASWTLMGLMAGAGVGLASFSLRNVIKGGIGGWVGGFVGGIAFDPLNALTGGGLASRLIGFSVLGLMIGLLIGLVQELTKSAWLKVEAGRLRGRSFNIDRAVATLGRAEENVVGLFGDPGVQPRHAVIERRGNSYVLRSLAVQQGVLLNGNRVETAELSDGDRIKISEYDLSFHLRRAGAGVRPAPAAMRQPAAPPSPAAPARASQITSPCLVDSNGGRHELRPGGQTTLGRAVDNDIVVSDASVSRHHATVVPQDGGFALRDLSSQNGTFVRGQRIKDIRPLADGDDLRLGDAPFVFHS from the coding sequence ATGAATGACACGATCGATCGCCGCGAGCTTGCTTTCATGGCGATCGCCGGACTCGCCGGCGGCGCGCTCGGATGGATTCCGGTCGAACTGGTCAACCACAACCGCACCCTGAACGAGCCGCAAACGCCCTGGATGCTGGTGAGCGGGACGCTCTCGATGGCGCTGCTGCTCGCCCTGCTGGGCGGATTGATCATGGCGGCGCAGGGCAAAAGTCTCGAGCTCACATCGGCCGCCAAGCGCCGCTTCCTGCGCGGCTTCCTCGTCTGTTTCGTGCTCGGAATACCCTCGGTCTATTATTCCAACGTCGTCTTCTCCTACATCCTCTCGGCGGTCGGCTTCGGCACGCAACCCGTCTCGATCGCCTACCTCCTGGCGGCGCGCGCCGCGAGCTGGACGCTGATGGGCCTGATGGCCGGCGCGGGCGTTGGCCTTGCGAGCTTCTCGCTGCGCAACGTTATCAAGGGCGGCATCGGCGGATGGGTCGGCGGCTTTGTCGGCGGGATCGCGTTCGATCCGCTGAACGCGCTCACCGGCGGCGGACTGGCCTCGCGGCTGATCGGGTTCAGCGTGCTTGGCCTCATGATCGGGCTGCTCATCGGACTGGTCCAGGAACTGACGAAGAGCGCGTGGCTCAAGGTCGAAGCCGGGCGGCTCCGCGGGCGAAGTTTCAATATCGATCGCGCGGTGGCGACGCTCGGCCGCGCGGAGGAAAACGTGGTCGGACTATTCGGCGATCCTGGCGTCCAGCCGCGCCATGCCGTAATCGAGCGGCGCGGCAACAGCTACGTGCTGAGGAGCCTGGCCGTGCAGCAGGGCGTGTTGCTCAACGGCAACCGGGTCGAAACCGCCGAGCTTAGCGACGGCGATCGAATCAAGATCTCGGAGTATGACCTGAGCTTTCATTTAAGACGCGCGGGCGCGGGCGTGCGCCCCGCCCCGGCCGCCATGCGGCAGCCGGCCGCGCCTCCGTCCCCCGCAGCCCCGGCGCGGGCCAGCCAAATCACGTCGCCGTGCCTCGTCGATTCGAACGGCGGCAGGCACGAGTTACGGCCCGGAGGACAGACGACGCTCGGCCGCGCGGTTGACAACGATATCGTCGTCTCCGACGCGTCGGTGTCGCGCCATCACGCGACGGTCGTGCCGCAGGACGGCGGTTTTG